A genome region from Pseudorca crassidens isolate mPseCra1 chromosome 20, mPseCra1.hap1, whole genome shotgun sequence includes the following:
- the LOC137215752 gene encoding cytochrome P450 2S1-like: protein MEAAGTWALLLLLALLLLALALPGTRMRGHLPPGPTPLPLLGNLLQLRPGALYLGLLRLSKKYGPVFTVYLGPWRRVVVLVGREAVQEALRGQAEAFSGRGLVATLDGTFDGHGVFFSNGERWRQLRKFTTLALRDLGMGKREGEELIQAEARCLVEALRRTKGWPFDPSLLLAQATSNIICSLVFRLRFPYDDEEFQALVQAASGIVVGVSSPWAQTYEMFSRLLQHLPGPYTQLLGQVCTVAAFATQQIQRHQRTLDASGPARDVVDAFLLKVAKEKQDPNTEFTDKNLLMTVIYLLFAGTVTVSNTIRYTLLLLLKYPQVQERVQAELMRELGPGQVPSLGDRARLPYTDAVLHEAQRLLALVPMGVPRALVKTTRFRGYTLPQGTEVFPLLGSILHDPEVFKQPEEFNPGRFLDADGKFKKHEAFLPFSLGKRVCLGEGLARTELFLLFTAILQAFSLGNPCPPGALSLQPAVSGLFNIPQAFQLQFRPR, encoded by the exons ATGGAGGCGGCGGGCACCTgggcgctgctgctgctgctggcgcTGCTGCTGCTGGCGCTGGCGCTGCCCGGGACCCGGATGCGAGGCCACCTGCCCCCTGGGCCCACGCCGCTGCCGCTGCTGGGGAACCTCCTGCAGCTCCGGCCTGGGGCGCTGTACTTGGGGCTCTTACGG CTGAGTAAGAAGTATGGACCGGTGTTCACTGTGTACCTGGGACCCTGGCGGCGCGTGGTGGTCCTGGTTGGGCGTGAGGCTGTGCAGGAGGCCCTGAGAGGTCAGGCCGAGGCGTTCAGCGGACGGGGTTTGGTGGCAACACTGGACGGAACCTTTGATGGCCATG GGGTTTTCTTCTCTAATGGGGAGCGGTGGAGGCAGCTGAGGAAGTTCACCACGCTGGCCCTGCGGGACTTGGGCATGGGGAAACGAGAAGGTGAGGAGCTGATCCAGGCGGAGGCCCGGTGTCTGGTGGAGGCGCTCCGGAGGACCAAAG GATGGCCTTTTGACCCCTCACTGCTGCTGGCCCAGGCCACCTCCAACATCATCTGCTCCCTCGTCTTCCGCCTCCGCTTCCCCTATGACGACGAGGAGTTCCAGGCGTTGGTCCAGGCAGCTAGTGGCATCGTCGTGGGGGTCAGCTCCCCGTGGGCCCAG ACCTACGAGATGTTCTCACGGCTCCTGCAGCACCTCCCGGGCCCCTACACACAGCTCCTCGGCCAAGTGTGCACTGTGGCTGCCTTCGCCACCCAGCAGATACAGCGGCACCAGAGGACCCTGGACGCCTCAGGCCCCGCACGCGACGTTGTGGATGCCTTCTTGCTGAAGGTGGCAAAG GAGAAGCAAGACCCTAACACAGAATTCACGGACAAGAACTTGCTGATGACGGTCATTTATCTGTTGTTCGCCGGGACGGTGACAGTCAGCAACACGATTCGCTACACTCTCCTGCTCCTGCTGAAATATCCTCAGGTCCAAG AGCGAGTGCAGGCGGAGCTGATGCGGGAGCTGGGGCCCGGCCAGGTGCCAAGCCTGGGGGACCGAGCCCGCCTCCCCTACACGGACGCGGTTCTGCATGAGGCGCAGCGGCTGCTGGCGCTTGTACCCATGGGAGTGCCCCGAGCCCTCGTCAAGACCACCCGCTTCCGGGGGTACACCCTGCCCCAG GGCACGGAGGTCTTCCCCCTCCTTGGTTCCATCCTGCATGACCCTGAGGTCTTCAAACAGCCCGAGGAGTTCAACCCAGGACGATTCCTGGATGCAGACGGAAAGTTCAAAAAGCACGAGGCCTTCCTGCCCTTCTCCTTAG GTAAGCGTGTCTGCCTCGGGGAGGGCCTGGCTCGGACCGAGCTCTTCCTCCTGTTCACCGCCATCCTGCAGGCCTTCTCGCTGGGGAACCCGTGCCCACCGGGTGCCCTGAGCCTCCAGCCAGCCGTCAGTGGCCTTTTCAACATCCCCCAAGCCTTCCAGCTGCAATTCCGGCCCCGCtga